CACCTTGTGCCTCCGCTCCATGTCCAACCTCGTAGCCCGCCACTTCTCCAGCGGCGATTTCGCGGGGCCCATATTCGCCGCCTTGGCCACCGCCTCGGGCGTCCTGAAGTCCCGCGCGCCGAGCCTCGGAAGCGCGGCGAACTCTGACAGGAAGAACTCCCCGAGCTGACCCATTAGCGGGCCCCGAAGTATCAGCGTGCCAAAGACGCCGTTGCCCTGCATCGACGCCCTCAGCGATTCGGCGTACTTTCCTGCGCTCTCATGATCGAGCACAATGGCGTCCCGCACCAGCAGCCTGTCTTTTTCATCTTTATCAGCAgggccggcgccggcgcagGCCCAGACCTCGTTCTTCCCCGCCCAGCGCTTGAAGTCCCACTCCTCGCCGAGCGCGGCCCTGCCCTGCGAGACCCAGTCCAGCATGCACAGGGACGAGCGCAACGTGGCCAGGCGAAAGGTCTGAGCCTGCTCGTAGACGCTGTCGGCAAAGGGCTGGACGGGGTCGGGCAGCAGGCAGAGGGCGGCATCGTCGGCGATGCGGACCCGCAGCTCCTGGCGGGTCACGACGTCGCAGCTCGGCGACTTGAAGACTTTTGTATACCCCTGCGTCACGATGCTGACCCTCGCGCCGGCCTGCACGTCAATGTCCAGCGCGACCTGGTCGCCGGCaacgaggccgccgccgtagGACAGCAAGAAGACGAGCACGCTCTGCCGGTCCGTTGGCCGTGGTGGTGTGATGAGCTTGAGTGGGTATCGGTACGCGAGCTTCTCGATGCCCGAGACGCCCGATGGTAGGAGTTTGGCCACCACACGGCCCTCGCCTGCGGTGGCTGTGGAAGCAGGGAATGGAGATGCTGATGGcatggcagcggcggcggcagcactaGCGCCAGCAGAGGTATTATAATATGGTTAATATGGGGTATTTTATATGGTTTCTTGTTGCTTGTTTCCCGTTTCTTGTGGTGGAGCCGCCGTGATAGCTTGACTCCGCTCACGATAGCGGATGAAGACTGGAGCTTGAATTTTGGGGGAACGAACATGGCGTTCCTTCGACCCAGAGAAGAACATCTATCTCCATCCTGTGGTATATACCATGTTGGCAATAGAGTACAACAAGTCAACGCTCAATACCTTGCAAGACTCCGGTCAGATGATTTGAGCCCATAACGTTCCGTTTCAAACATGGCTTGGCATTGGTTCTCGTGGGCGACCTCATGCACGGTTCAATGTCCATGTTGTACGTGGTAGAGCGCCTGCGAGACGTAATTTGTCCGGGCAGTACAGGGGCCAACGTGAATGTGGCGCTAAATTTTAGGTAACAGAAATTGAGCCATGAGAGGAAAAGAATGAGCAATGGCCAAAACACTGAACCCTAACCCGGTCACATTGCCGACAACCCCGCATATGTCAGGGTACCTTCCCTACGATTACGACTCAATGCAAAGTGGGTTACGAGCGGCTTTTGAACTgtgcagctttttttttctcctccagTTCGATTCGATCACTTCATAGGCCGACGCGACGCGTCTGACGTAGAAAAACCTAGCGGCTGTACACCCTAGTCAATAACCGCCTGCAAACCTTGGCCATCCCTTTGTCAGGATCGGGAAAAACCTTCTCATTAGGCACTAAAATTTCTCGCCAACTAGGAAAGGGTTGTACTGCCCAGGACGGAATTGCAAAttgactaaaaaaaaaaagtccagtCACAGCGGCGTACAGCATTTGTCAGCTTGGATAACTAGAACCATATCGGATGGCGCCTACCGGGCGGCCCAGAGGCCGGGGCAGGGGTCGCGGCCGGGCTGCTCGAGCCGGGGCCGCTGTTGGAAGAGGAgggtccgccgccgcctcagcAGGAAACGAGGACCAGGCTACCGACGCTGCCGTTGAGACCACAGAGACAGCGGCACCGGCACCAACATCGGCAGCACAGCCAGCGGCGGCACCAgatgccggcggcggcagcatcaCTATGGAGGAAGCATCAGCGGCAccggcatcggcggcggcaccagTACCCAGGACCCGGGGCGTGGCATCAACGCGGGCCAGGGGAGCGTCCGTAGCGGCCAGCAGTAGTGCGGCGTCCAGCGGATCCAAGTTCAAGCCACGGGCTGTGCGGCGTGGAGATGCAGAGCGGGAGCGTCTCGCGCAAGAAGAGCTGCGGAAGCAAAACATAAAGCTCGCCGAGGACCAACGCTTACAGCGTGCCCGGGGTCGAGGGCGCCGGGCTCGAGGAAGAGGTGATGCTATGGGCCGCGGCGGGTTCGATCGCAGGTATACTGCCGGCAACTCTATTTTTGGAAACCCTGGAGCATGTAGGTCTATTGCATTGTTGTTGGTTCCCCCCGTCCACTCGAATTTACACGTGATTAACAGCAGTATTTTGTATCACTAGCTTCATCTGGCTTCAAGACCGACTCGGGATTCAAGTCCAGTGGTTACCGGGACCAGTCCAACCGTCTCAACGCTGACATGTTCAGCGGGCCGATGATGGACGACTACGATGAGGAGGAGACAAAGGAGGGCGCCTCATCATCCAGGCAGCCGCCACGGAAACGTGAGGTAATGCCCATGGGTATCACCCGACGCGAGCCGCAAAAGAAGGAGCTCGTCGTTGCCACCACAGCAGACATGGTGGCCAAGGAGAAGGCTGCCGCGGGTATCGTCGAGGAGGTGGACGACAGCCCTGTCAAGACCCCTGACGAAGACATCGAGATGAAGGACGATGGCAAAGTTTGGCCAGGAGCATCTGACAACCGCAaggtcaaggtcaaggaCGAGCATGGCAAATTTGTCGAGGTCACTGAGATCGACGACAAGCGCCTGCAACGTGCGGCCGAAGCCGAGAAGAGGAtcaaggaggaggaagaggagaagaagaaaccaAAGGTCAAGATCTACCAGAGCAGGGAGGAAGAGACGAGGGAGAGGCAATATAACATGCTGCTCAAGGAGTTTGGCCCTCGACCAGAAGGCGACTCCAAGGACGGTCGCCTCTACCTATTCCAATTTCCTCCCACGCTACCTCCACTTCGCGTCGTGCACAGACCAAAGCCCAAGAGCATCGTTAAGGACGAACCGATCGACGACGACGTTGTTACTATGGATGTCGGCGAGACGGTTGATCTGACCGACGGAGAGAAGAAGGCAGACGTCATGGACGGAGAGGGCGAGGGCGAAAACGAGGATGATCCCTTGAACCCATACCCGGAAACGGTGGGTTACGTGGGCAAGATGATTGTCCGAAAATCTGGGCGGGTTGAGATGGACTGGGGTGGCTTCCCATTCCAGGTGATGCCGGGTATTACCACCAACTTCATCACGAATGCGGTATTACTGGAGGATGACGACAAGAAAATCAAGGCAGGCGAGGTCACAGGCAAGGCATACGGAATGGGACAGATCATGGGCCGCTTTACCGTCAGGCCCGTGTACACCAAGCCGGAACCGGGGGTTATTGATCCGGGGCACCTGGAGCAGCTGAGGCAGAAGGCTAGGGATGCCGAGGTGGCAAAGGCCGAGGTGCTTGCCGAGAAGCGACGGGTGCTCGAGCCCTTGTTGCAGAGCCTACAACAAAAACACTAGATGATGGTTGTTTGTTGGCCACATCTAAAGGCCGGGAAATATGTGCTATCTAGAACCAAGCAAACAATTTTCTGAATGAAATTACGGTGATTCAAACTTGAGTCAATCATAGGTAATCATTAGCAGGCTAGACCATGCGTACTTGCACTGAAGCCTCGGAAAGCTGGTCAGAAATTGCTGCCGATTCCACCCCAGAGGAGCTTATGGGATTTTATTTCCGTTGATTGACCTCACCATAGGCCACAGGGCAACCCAGCTTTGCTGATTCGCAACTACCCCCCTCCCCCCACTGTTTTCTACCCCCTCGACCCGCGACATCAACCTCCAAACACCAAACAACTAACACAATGAAGCTCCAAATCCTATCCGACCTGCACCTCGAGACGCCCAAGGCCTACGACATTTACCAAGTGACACCGGCGGCGCCGTACCTCGCCCTCCTCGGCGACATCGGCACCGTGGGCCCACACGAGACCGACCATCTTCGCCTTCCTCAGCGCCCAGGCCCGCCAGCTCCACTGGAACCCGTCGGTTGATGAgcgttccagggacgcgcgGCATGAGGGGAGCAGGATCTTGAACGGCTTCACGACGGATCTTTCTGGGGAAGCGTGCTTTCGGAGTGACAAGGTCAGGGTTTGGGCGTTTGGGCATACGCACCACAACTGTGATTTTGCTGTCGAGAGGGAGGGTGCTTCACCGATCAGATTGGTCACGAACCAGAGGTGCTATTATTTTAATCAAGCTGGAGGGTTTGATGATATTAAAACTATGGACGTCTAGAGCGACTTTCTGACCAAAAACTGCTGGCATAGACTACATTACATGATTACACCCTCGAATTAGATTCCGACGTTACAAAAGGTTGCCATCACAAGATGAAAGAAAGATCCAGCTCAATTCCGTAAGAGCGGGAAACATGTCAAAACCACGCCTCTGAGACTCGCCCACCTTTCTTTCTCCGACAGGCTCTTGGCTGGCTCTTGTGGCAAATAGGACCACGTGTGGCTGGCGCCCATCCCCCAAGAACACCACTCACTCGGCACCGCTAGACAGCAGGATGTGGAAAGGCACCATGTGCATCTTTGGCCGCGGAGTATCGAAATACGGCAGCAGCCGCGACTTGGTCTGCAGCAAATCCATCGAAAAGTCCCACCACGGCGGCTCGATGTATTCCGGGATGGCGGAATAAAAGGCGGTAATCTGATCGTCCAAGGCCTTGCACATGTATCCTTGAGCCGGGTGGCGCTTGGTAAAGTAAGGGTTAAAAGTCAACGTCTCGAGGTTCTTGCAGCGAGTGGCGACCGCCTTGCACGCGTCGATCATGGTTTCGTTCTTTTGCGAACGCCACGCCAGCACGATGTGTCTGACGCGCGGCAGGACGTCGGGCTCGAGGGCGTCCAGGATCGCCGCTGCGTTCACGGGCTCGCTCAGGTGGACGACGGCCCTGTCCAGGTTCACCCAGCAGGCGTTTGCGCTCCCGGCCAGCCGGACGGGCGGGCCGTAGGTCTGCTCCATGACGAGGCGCGCGGCTTTGCAGGACAGGCCCGCGTTGTGCGGCTTGGCCCCGTAGAAGTCCAGGGCGactgggggcagcttctttgCAGCATGGGGTTGCTTGCGGCCTCCAGTTTGAGGGCGAACATAAAAGTCCAACACCGCGACGGGAGCGAGCGCTTCCTTCCAGATCTGGAGCTGCAGTTCGGTAGGTAGCAAGCCAAAGGCGGGGAAGCCGGCTGTCGACGACATAATTATTTGGGCTGTGGTGTATAGTATTCCGATGGAGATTTTTGATCGCGCAGGCGACGGAGCGCGCACTCGGGGTTGGTAAAGTTGTAAAATGGACAGGAGCTGGTTAGTTGGAAGAACGATTGCATTGTAAGATAAGGTGGTAGGTTTGATGGCTTGGAGCTTTAACTTTGCTGctgactacctaggtaggtactatctagtctagaatagtactaggtctagtctaaGCTTAACCAGAACTCAAAAAAGCAATAAGCTCGGCTCTCCCAGTTTTACAACACTACCTTTAGTAAAAATGACAAGGAAAATTTCCCATCACGGTTCGAATTCGATAACAAGCAGTCTGCATACAGCTTCTCACAGTCTTGCCGGGATGGTCATCTAGGAAACTTCCAGACAACAACACTCGCTCTAAATGCAACTGAGGCCTCCTTCAAGTCCATCGAGTGCCAAGTATCATCGCCGACGGCTCACTTCCCTAGGTGTACATCCTAGTCCCTTTTCTTGGCAGGCTTACACTTTCCTAGTCCATCAATCATGTCGTCCCGGTTGGTAACTTTCTGCGTGGCATTGATGCCCTATCAAGCACCAAAAGAACTTCGACGGGGGTCGTCAGCTATAGGTCAGGGGGGATAGATAGCTTTAGGTGACTAGCACGCAGGTCAACCAACACTGTTCAGCCTCCTGGCTCTAAGCGAGTGCTTTCAACCCGAGAAGAAGGGCAACGGTTTTTGCTCTATCTTCTGGGCCATTCCGGGTAATCCCCAGCGGCGGGCCTCTTTGTCAAGTACCGAGCCGGAGGATCAATAGCAAACAACGTCCACAGCATCGATCTTGAACTGCACATCCAAGTCCCCAAACCGCCCATCCGCGCCACCCGAGAGGGCGAGGCTGCCAACCCGGCCGTTTTCGCCCGGGAAAATCCACCCCTGTCCCTGCCCTGGCGAGACGGACACTTTTAATTCCGAATCGGACAGCTCCAGCTGGACGCTGCGGTCACAAGTCGCCGACAACCCGCAGCGTCGGCTGGAGCCGGAAGACCAGACCCCGGTGATCCTGATCCACCGCGCTTGCATCGCCCTCCTCCTTCTGCTGCTGCGAATGCTCTAGAGCGCCGGGGAAGAAAGTACCAAAGCACCCCCGACGGGCCGGAGACCAGGATCACGAcggggcgccgccgccgctcgaGATCCAGCTGGCTTTTGGATTTCCCAGCCCCAGCCCTGTGATTTGGTAGCTGGCTATATAAGTGAAAGCACAAGGACTTGAGGATGGGCAGTGTAAAGACACCCAAAGGGCGCCTCCGCCATGTAGGGAGAGGAGCCGAATGGTGCCTGGGCTCATCGTGATTTCACTTGTTTGTTAGACTAGAAATTGTGTACAAGGTCGAGACAAAAAGGCAGAAAAATGACGGGGAAGGATAACAAAAAGCATGGAAAGAAAGGGGAAGAACTAGACCGGAGAAAATCGGTGACATTGGGCGCAGCTGAGCAGTGTTGTACAGCCCTTCGATTCTATGAGTCGATGAACCAATGTGTCGAAATTTCAGCCGTTCCCAAAATACACAGTTTCTTGCCCCAAGAAAACAAGACGTAGCGACTTTGTCACCTATAGTTGATGGTATAAAGTTTCATTAACACGCCTGGATTATCTCATCAAGTGTTGTGTTCAGGCGCCCGGGTCACTAGAGGCTTCTTGCGGTGCTGTGGTTTGGGTGACATTCGGTGGCGAAAGCTCCAATTCGTCCTCGATAGGTGACGAAGGCGAGGCGAGCGGCGAATCTCCACTTCTGTTAGTCGAATCCCCTTCACCTTGTATGTTCTTCTCGGCGGCATCACCTCCACCGCCAGGGTTCGGTGAGCTGCGAGGCACCTCCTGCTCCACGTCAGGCTTCGAGGCCACACCGGCAGCTCCATCACCATTTTGACTCTCATTGGCCTGGTCAGCGAACCTCGCATCAGCACCGCTTCCAATCTCCCCACCGTTACCACGACCCGCACCGCGCCCTCTTTCAGAATCAGCAGTCATCCGCAGCCTCTCCCTCAGCGCCCTCTGCCGCCGCGCCAACTCCCGCCtcctctcctcctcctcctccacccTCATGAGCTGCCGCTCCATCGGCAACAGAGTATAGCTCAGCGGCGCCATGACGACCCCGAGCTCCCCGGCCCACCTCTGCTGACCCGCCACGatgtcctcctcgtcctcgtcgtcgtacAGCAGATAAGTCGGCTGCACGACCGTGTGGCACCCCATGCTGACCCTGCAAAAGTCCAGCCGGTCGATGCGCTCGAGGTCCTCCTCCCTCTCGAACCAGGCCCAGTTCCAGACCGTCTTGGCGTGCTCAGCCACCCAGGGCCGCCAGACCTCTAGGTCCCAGCGTGCCGAGGCGGTGCGGCGCGCTGCCGCGTCCcggtggccgccgccgccgcttccCCGCCTAGAACGTGACGCAGGCGGTGCACAGGAGTGAGGATCGATAGCGGCCCAGGATGGTCTGCCGGGGCGGCGGGCATGTCGTTGTGTCGTCGTTGGCCGGGCAGTTGATCTTGAAGAGGTCAATGTGGCGGCACCGGTGGGTTAGGATCGCGAGGTTGCACATGCTTTTTGTTGGTGTGTATGCATGCGGTGTAGAAGTGAGAGCGATATATGTTTGAGTATAATGATTTAATGATTAACTTGCAAGGATCCCGCGCGAGCTACCACTCTTGGCGATCTGGTAGTCTTGAGATCGAGCCAACACTGAACGGCCCTTTCGGATTGAGTTCATGGTGACCAGACAATAAGGTAATGACGAACGTGTTCCCTGGGATTGGTGCCAGAACAAAGGGGCAAGAACGAGAGAGTGAAATCTGAACGGGCTGCCGAAACCAACCTAAAACGGCAGAGCAATTACACAATACGTTTAACTATTATCGCGTGCCAGTAATTTTCAACAGTAAAATCCGTGGATAACTGGATCAACGGTGAGGTGTGGATGTGAAAGTCAGAAGAAAGGAATCTTTGAAAATAGATAGAATACATTGGCTGACTTCTCGAGGCACTGGCACTGGGTAGACTAGCGGTTCAAATCAAAATCTACTTCCAGAAAGCAAAGCAGGCACGATGAACCTCCGCCTCTGGAGCTCCTTAAAATGCCACTCAACAAGCGACGGCCGATAGGGGATGGGTATCAAAACAGTATAGACGCCTGCTCCAAA
The Pyricularia oryzae 70-15 chromosome 1, whole genome shotgun sequence DNA segment above includes these coding regions:
- a CDS encoding urease accessory protein UreD, coding for MPSASPFPASTATAGEGRVVAKLLPSGVSGIEKLAYRYPLKLITPPRPTDRQSVLVFLLSYGGGLVAGDQVALDIDVQAGARVSIVTQGYTKVFKSPSCDVVTRQELRVRIADDAALCLLPDPVQPFADSVYEQAQTFRLATLRSSLCMLDWVSQGRAALGEEWDFKRWAGKNEVWACAGAGPADKDEKDRLLVRDAIVLDHESAGKYAESLRASMQGNGVFGTLILRGPLMGQLGEFFLSEFAALPRLGARDFRTPEAVAKAANMGPAKSPLEKWRATRLDMERRHKVLWSAANVRGCVTVKFGAAEVEGGREWIGSMLEQDGSVIEHFGAHALLCLR